The stretch of DNA ATGGTTGGACATGAGACGACACGACAATTGAGGGTGGGATTTCAAAGAATGAAAGATCGAGACATCCCACCCGCATTTTTGGACATGACAAATGAGACTACTGGGGTGGATTAACGAAAGACCGAGAATTTAGaacatcacaaattcttgtttatttCAGACGGTCTTAAATTAAGACATACTCACGCTCGAATTTACTAatgttaaaatgaataggagatTGTGAGAGTTCTTAACTTAAAATCGTATTAAGCTAAGAGCTATTGTTAGAagattaccaattaacattattGAGATGAATAGGTCCAGTCACGTCAAAAAGTTCACTCTTGGAAGGGGCCTTCACCATTTGTTCCAAATTCCAAACCTAATCAATGTCGTTGAACACTTTGCCATGATTAAGCTCATCTTCAAAGAGTAATGactttcaaattttcaaaatgcaaattataaacaaacaacaaataaactTAATCTCATGGATAAAAAGGAGTCAAATAATACTTCATTGCATCAATGAGacaacaattagtcttgctgaagacgggtcggagcaagtgacggataatgccactcacaaaatgaataggggggacaaggtgggggcaccccatgtgcttccctctctcctctatttgggtcatttgtgagggaaaatgatatccgtcactccaaaatgTGTGCCGTCACAAATGGGATTTTGTGATGAGACAAACATTTTGATTATCTCAATGCATTATGATATTATATATCTTATGTATGATACTTGACCCGTTTTAAGCTTAAGacagatatatccgtcttaaattgAATATATTAATAGAGTAATAACCTCAAAAGAGAAAATTACCAAACAAATGGCACAAGTTCTAAGATTCTACacgaattctcatttgtgacggacaaaATCCGTCATAAGCTTGTAACGTGAGATAAAGGGGTAAATGAAAGGAGCAAGTGGGAGAATGTTGTGAGAAGTCACAAGTAAAACGGACTGAAAATTCTATAGATGCATGAATCAGTTTAGTTCAATAATGTTATAACGAGCACCTATATATATGTAGATTTTGGGTAAAGAAAAGATGTGAAGGGTCGTCGGAAAACACGTAAAGGGGCATTATAATTAAACTATGGGTAGTTTGAGTTGTTGACCTTTGAGCAGTTTATTTACATATCACAAACCAATGACATGAAGGGTTAAATTATTGTTCTCGGGCTTGAGCCTCACACATACGAAGAATTGAGAGTTCAGTTTATAAGTTCAAATACGTGAAAAAGAACAAATTAAGAACGTGACAGAATTAAAGTATCTGAGTTGTCCTACTAACATCCGTACATAAAGTGATGTAGATCGTCTCATGGCTCATGCCGCTCATGGCAATTAATTAACAGCAAGTTATTTTCATGAATATTTTCTAAGTTATGTTATGCATCCAGTGACTGCTATTGTATAATTACTCGATTGTGAATTAGAACATCGAAGCTCAAATTTGAGAACAACAACGATAATTGTATTACAAAATGAAGTCGTTTAGATAAGCAAAAAGGTCTGCAAAGTTGAAGTGTAGTGGTTAAAACTTGATTCTGGATGAATAAAGCGAGACTGAACTCAGCAAATAAGTGTAATTAAGCATGAGTCCGAGGCAAAGGCGGCGTCTTTTGATTATGTATATGtcattgttttgtttgatttatttCCTCTGTTTTGGTTTTTAATGGGGGTGGTCTCAACTATCCGTACAATGATGGAATCCATTAACTAGGTTAGGTACTGAACTAATTAAAGAATGAAGGGTTAGGGTGGAAGAGGCCAATAGGTAAACTGAGTCATGATTCAAGAACATGcgtgaaccaaaaaaaaaaaaaacacaaattcttatttcagacggatacttttcgtcttatttttcagacgggcatatgtgaccattttatagttaaatgtaACCATAATGGTATAGGCAGTGTTACAGCTTATGGTAACTGGTTTTTCAATAATGGTCACATTTAACtctaaaatggttacaaaatctcgtcttattatttcagaccaaaaaggcccgtctgaagcaagacgcactggaaaaaaaaaaaaaaaatttcagtaCCAGGAACTTTATCACTTTTGGTTGGAAAGTTAAATGTATATTATTGTGCTTTGTTCAAATTAATATTGGAAGATGAATTAATCTTTCACCGAGAAGCATGATTACGGATTACTAGTATTATACTACGGAGTATAGTAAGCGGTGGACATTAGATATACAGAGGTAGTAATCGGGTTAGTCGAGTCGAGTTCGGGTTAGGTCAAGTCGGTTTGGATCATATCGGACTCGGGAAATGTCGGGTTAAGTCAGGTCCTGGTTGGGTCATTGGAGTCAAGTGATGTATAAGGTCGGGTTACTTTATCGTAGAGATGATCAAATGGCTCAAGCTCAAAAGCCCGACCCGGCCCAGCCCAGTCTGCATTTTTGAAGGGCTTCGGCCTTTTTTTGGCCCAAAAAAGGCCATGGGCCGGCCCAAAAAAGGCCAAAGTATTTTAGGGCTGGTTTGGGCCAAGTGTGTGGCCCAAGTTTTGGCGCGGCCCACTTTATTAATTGATATTTAAATGAATATTTTTTTCTCATAAAGTTTGTGAAAATAGCGTTAAAATTAAATATAACTCTTTAGAAATTCATGTATATTTATTGAAGTTTTAAAACGATCTTTACCTAACATGAATTATATTTTTTACTAGTACATGATTAAGGCCATGTTTTTTTGGACTTCTATTTGCCtttttaagttcagttcagttcctataagttcagtttaattcttataagttcagttcagttcaattcctataagttcagttcagttcagctcttataagttcagttcagttcagtccctataagttcagtttagacaAGTTCATACAACTTATATTAACTATAAATTCATACCGGTTTTTTAATATTGACGAATTGAAAAAAAATAGTACCCTTTTCATTcaaatcaatgcaaaaaaaaataatCTAATATTAAAATTATCCTATATACActattcttaaaaaaaaaaaaaatagatggttagaaaaaaaatagatggattcgatgatgtcagtgaaaatgaagatgaagatgaaagtgacgagtatgatgataatatggaaataaatggttagaaaaaaaaatgtaatatataatttattttttattgtaatgtattgtattagttgtaaaaaaaaattaatatatataaagCGTAAATtttttataagttcagttcgaCTTTTATAAGTTCAGCTCATATAAGTTTACttcagctcttataagttcagttcagttcgtataagttcagttcagttcctataagttagttcagttcagctcctataagttcagttcagctcttataagttcagttcagttccaataagttcagtttagttcagttcagcaaATAGATGtctaaaagaacagggcctaatgaTTCTAGTGAGGTGTTggttctcttttattatatttttgtagtATAATTACgtacattttattatattttacgCGATTTTAAAAACTAAGTAGGTTTTTAAAGTACTAGACACTAGTTGAATGTATTAGGCTACTTATGTCTTTCGGTATGTCGTAAATTTTACGGCCCAAAAAGCCCATTTAGGCCTAAAAGCTGATTCAGCCCATAAGGACCGGGTTTGGGCTCACTAAATAGGACCATTCATTTGGCCCGGCCTAGCCCGCATACATGGCTCGGGCCATGATCACCTCTACTTTATCGCAATTACTTTAATTTTTGACCATTAAATTTTGTTTGAatcattatttggtttaattacttcattattTTAAGTCAAATATATCAATATAAATACTAAATCACTTTTATTTTGATCAATCTTAAGTTTAATAATTGTCTGGTTATCAATTTAATCAAGTCAATATCGAGTCCAGTTTGGTTTGGATTCGTATCGGGTCATGCATGTCTGGTTACGCGTCGTCATCGGGTCAAGTCGAGTCAGTTTCAGTTCACAAAAAAAAAGGTAATATATCTAGAGTTGGCAAGCCTGACCCAATCCGACCCCACTGACCCGAGTAAATCAGACTCGATAGAATCCGAGAATTTGGGCTTgggccgggccaaaatttgggctCAAATGTTGGCCCCGTACCCGGCCTTACATTAGCATCGGGCATATGTGGattgggcttttttgggccaTGGAAGGCTCAAGCCCTCAAAAAAAATTGGGTCGTGTCTGGCCATTGGACTGGGGCATTTGATCAACCAGTAAGAAGATTGGTATACAAAAAGTTGTGTTACTTAGACATGCCGACACATGTCAGTCTCGGAGTGTCAGACACGTAATTCATGAAATTTTAGGACACGTAAACATGGTCAACGGAGTGTCTTGACCAATAAAGTGGACATGACACGACACGGTTAACAAAGTCTTGACAAAAATTTTATTTAGGAAAGTAAAACCCAAATTAGCCCAAATTAACACCACGGGTTTAAACCTAGTAAAATATGAATATCAAACATCAGTAAATCCCCATATTCATACTTACAATTGATAAATCAACCCAACTAAAATAATCAAACATCAAAAACTTTACAGAAATAAATAACTCATCAATAGTTATGTTTTTTTGTATCTAATGCACACTATTTCAGCTAAAATTGTAGGTTTGAGATTGCAAATTTAGATCAGGAGCCCACCATTGATGAATGCCATGGGCTATCTTGAACTCAGTTTTGTTAGGATGCAAATTCTTAACAAGAACAGCAGACGGAATTAGGTGAAGTGCTTCATCATCTTTTCCGAATGCTCCTGATACTAAACTTACTAATGTATCTTTTGCTGCAATCCTCTCAATTCCACCTACACCCCATGATTTCATTTTCTCTCGATGCTCGAAATACCCAGTGTACCCGCAGCAAATTGGATCATATGGGTTCACAAACAAGTTTGGAATCCACGTGCATAGTGTCGTAAATGGGTCATAATGTTCGGTAGTAGTAGTACTAGAATTCTTATGAGTGTTGGTGCCCTTTAATGCAACAGAGAGCCCTGCAATCAAAAGAGTACTAGCCAAATGAAACCTGGCCTTATGTTTCGGGTTATTGAGCATCTCAATGGGGACAGACGGGTATGGAGGGTTAAATAAATAAGTATCAACGAGAAACCCTTCTCTAGCCTCGCTTTTGCCAATTTGTAAGGCAATTGCAGCGCCTAGGGAGTGCCCTGCCAACCAGACATTCTGTGCACCTGCTTGGGATATTACTTTTTGAACTGCTTTCAACGATGTT from Silene latifolia isolate original U9 population chromosome 10, ASM4854445v1, whole genome shotgun sequence encodes:
- the LOC141609233 gene encoding GDSL esterase/lipase At4g10955-like, which produces MVKAPSKSELFDVTGPIHLNNVNWSEPNHRRSITASLIQGVYVLEHDRQRKRIDHNALAPIWWQFFDFRLIQMLEDHVDSSVVGAVFEYQSPNTNQHDHIPPESWPPKYVIAFRGSVFKPDTQLRDGQLGAKLSLNRLTHDTRYQTSLKAVQKVISQAGAQNVWLAGHSLGAAIALQIGKSEAREGFLVDTYLFNPPYPSVPIEMLNNPKHKARFHLASTLLIAGLSVALKGTNTHKNSSTTTTEHYDPFTTLCTWIPNLFVNPYDPICCGYTGYFEHREKMKSWGVGGIERIAAKDTLVSLVSGAFGKDDEALHLIPSAVLVKNLHPNKTEFKIAHGIHQWWAPDLNLQSQTYNFS